A genomic region of Persephonella marina EX-H1 contains the following coding sequences:
- a CDS encoding GspMb/PilO family protein, translating to MNLESLKAQWAELPEWQKILVIVLFSVLLLYGIYMVMIESKLTEKKNLQDEVQSLQLQVERLKRAARPEIRKKLEEKYVMVQKEIEQLNKQLERLKDIVPPQEDIQYILSFISTSVFRSKMTLNSFKVSKTEDIFLRYNKLEDRLEILSPSKGKKVKSAVNMKRIVISLDMVGEVSELIRFIKNLSKSERYLRIDKVVIERAKKTGKKKQPANMLQISMVVSTYYLPEGK from the coding sequence TTGAATTTAGAATCTTTAAAAGCCCAGTGGGCTGAGCTTCCAGAATGGCAGAAAATACTGGTGATAGTCCTTTTCTCTGTCCTATTACTGTATGGAATATATATGGTAATGATAGAAAGTAAACTTACTGAAAAGAAGAACCTTCAGGATGAGGTTCAGTCCTTACAGCTACAGGTAGAAAGACTTAAAAGGGCTGCAAGACCTGAGATAAGAAAAAAATTAGAAGAAAAGTATGTAATGGTTCAAAAGGAGATAGAGCAGCTTAATAAACAGCTTGAAAGGCTGAAAGATATAGTTCCACCACAGGAGGATATACAGTACATACTTTCATTCATATCCACATCTGTATTCAGATCAAAGATGACTCTAAACAGCTTTAAGGTTTCAAAAACTGAGGATATTTTCCTCAGATACAACAAGCTTGAAGACAGACTTGAGATACTCTCACCATCAAAAGGGAAAAAGGTCAAATCAGCTGTAAATATGAAAAGAATAGTTATCTCGCTGGATATGGTAGGTGAGGTTTCAGAACTTATAAGATTTATCAAAAATCTTTCAAAAAGCGAAAGGTATTTAAGAATAGACAAAGTTGTGATAGAAAGGGCTAAGAAGACAGGAAAGAAAAAACAGCCAGCAAATATGTTGCAGATAAGTATGGTGGTCTCAACCTACTACTTACCTGAGGGAAAATAG
- the pilM gene encoding type IV pilus biogenesis protein PilM codes for MNISETVLKPFQNLFQREKISVGIQLDKNFARVAVLEKTAGHFSIPIMPFELSILEDKEESGHLLKEELEKRDIHVKNVVVSIPISSTLFKTIKLPKMSPKEIEEAVEWNIREDIKSLKGKTIYDYDIISEDKDMLTVIVVISKIEDIENVQEILGYAGMEADIIDSEGIALLNLAELRKEKDPKLKEESNICIIHLDYNESYLMFFHNNIIVQTLNFDARRYEEMNPDEKENVVDRLINEINYFFLTINEPKVIYISGLSGKFPEIQAYMQLKFTTRFTLVELEPITALDIKLEGSTSMSVFNVPFGLAYRRFDDD; via the coding sequence ATGAATATTTCAGAAACAGTTTTAAAACCCTTTCAGAATCTGTTCCAGAGGGAAAAGATAAGCGTAGGAATCCAGCTGGATAAAAATTTTGCCCGGGTGGCAGTCCTTGAAAAAACCGCAGGACATTTCTCAATTCCTATAATGCCTTTTGAACTATCAATTCTTGAAGATAAAGAGGAATCCGGACACCTTTTAAAAGAAGAGTTAGAAAAGAGAGACATTCATGTCAAAAATGTTGTTGTAAGTATTCCAATAAGCTCAACTCTGTTCAAAACTATAAAACTTCCAAAAATGTCCCCTAAGGAGATAGAAGAAGCTGTAGAGTGGAACATAAGGGAAGATATAAAGAGCTTAAAAGGGAAAACCATCTACGATTACGATATAATCAGCGAAGATAAAGATATGCTGACTGTTATAGTTGTTATCTCAAAAATTGAGGATATAGAGAATGTTCAGGAGATACTGGGCTATGCAGGAATGGAGGCAGATATTATAGATTCAGAGGGGATAGCCCTTTTAAATCTCGCTGAGCTGAGAAAGGAAAAAGATCCAAAACTCAAGGAAGAAAGTAACATATGTATAATTCACCTTGATTATAACGAATCATACCTTATGTTTTTCCACAATAATATCATAGTTCAGACCTTAAATTTTGATGCAAGAAGATACGAGGAGATGAATCCTGACGAAAAAGAGAATGTTGTTGACAGGCTGATAAACGAGATAAACTACTTCTTCCTCACTATAAATGAGCCGAAAGTTATCTATATATCGGGGTTATCAGGAAAATTTCCTGAGATACAGGCTTACATGCAGCTTAAATTTACAACAAGGTTTACTCTTGTAGAGCTTGAGCCTATAACTGCACTTGATATAAAACTTGAAGGAAGCACATCCATGAGTGTTTTTAATGTTCCCTTTGGATTAGCATACAGGAGATTTGATGATGATTAA
- a CDS encoding fimbrial assembly protein PilQ, with protein MRKITFSILILMMVLTLKSFAQQRVTAEFYGAKLSTFIDVVSKLSNKNIVWDKEALKNKDNAVYLSIRKPTSIETLFRLALKENGLTYVREGNLYIIKPAEEALITVSPVITKYLGKEIFESFVELVEGNISPTGEIKVYKTSNAIYVRDTKENVQKIKQLVEEYKKPLQREAEKLARLEEEREEELKKIRTKRAEIESLLIKKEVEIPYKDFKEIEDELVENLSSYGRYKYNKKTGKLTVIELKSNISKISKIIAKAQKIDIKTKCYYVRALEPAELLITIKESYLTKYGSVIYKSKEISKALGVEKQTTGGTGGTTGGSTISSYATEKEKNIITSLPKVCITDVPEVIDKIYKDFSEVLLKRPYQIAIEARIVQIESSYKRDLGIQWGFAASGGAGNIGYGVTTGTATGYMFDFPAGNVDVGKGASMSIGIVRGLTTSLDIQLSALEQIGKSRILSRPKVITIDGEGAEISQGIEVPYSTFGAAGGAAIARVQFKKALLKLNVIPRTTLDGNIIMNIELTQDVPDFGRAVNGQPPINTKSITSKVIAKDGTTIVIGGILEKTEQETENGVPGLRNVPLFGWLFKNKGINTTNKELLIFITPKIIYE; from the coding sequence ATGAGAAAGATAACTTTTTCAATACTGATCTTAATGATGGTTTTAACATTAAAATCCTTCGCTCAGCAGAGGGTGACCGCAGAGTTCTACGGTGCGAAACTGAGCACTTTTATAGATGTTGTTTCAAAACTATCAAATAAAAATATAGTATGGGATAAAGAAGCCCTAAAGAATAAAGACAATGCGGTGTATCTTTCAATAAGAAAACCAACATCTATAGAAACTCTGTTCAGGCTCGCATTAAAAGAAAACGGTCTTACATATGTCAGAGAAGGAAACCTTTATATAATAAAACCTGCAGAAGAAGCACTAATAACAGTATCCCCTGTTATAACAAAGTACCTTGGTAAAGAGATATTTGAGAGTTTTGTTGAACTTGTTGAGGGAAATATCTCACCTACAGGTGAGATAAAGGTATACAAAACAAGTAACGCAATATACGTAAGGGACACGAAGGAGAATGTTCAGAAGATAAAACAGTTGGTTGAGGAGTACAAAAAACCTCTACAGAGAGAAGCAGAAAAATTAGCAAGGCTTGAAGAAGAAAGAGAAGAAGAACTTAAAAAAATAAGAACAAAAAGGGCAGAGATAGAATCGCTTCTGATAAAAAAAGAGGTTGAGATACCTTACAAAGATTTTAAAGAGATAGAGGACGAGCTTGTTGAAAATCTCTCATCTTACGGAAGATACAAATACAACAAAAAAACAGGCAAACTTACTGTAATAGAGTTAAAATCAAATATATCAAAGATAAGCAAAATAATAGCAAAAGCTCAGAAGATAGATATAAAAACAAAATGTTACTATGTTAGAGCCCTCGAACCTGCAGAACTTCTTATAACAATAAAAGAAAGCTATCTCACAAAGTACGGATCTGTCATATACAAATCAAAAGAGATATCAAAAGCCCTTGGGGTTGAAAAGCAGACAACAGGTGGAACAGGTGGAACTACAGGTGGAAGTACAATATCATCATATGCAACAGAAAAGGAAAAGAATATAATTACATCTCTTCCAAAGGTGTGTATAACTGATGTTCCTGAAGTTATAGATAAGATTTATAAAGATTTTTCCGAGGTTCTGTTAAAAAGACCATACCAGATCGCTATTGAAGCCCGTATAGTCCAGATAGAATCAAGTTATAAAAGGGATCTTGGTATTCAGTGGGGATTTGCAGCATCTGGTGGTGCAGGAAATATCGGATATGGAGTAACAACAGGAACAGCAACAGGATATATGTTTGACTTTCCTGCTGGAAATGTTGATGTTGGAAAAGGTGCCTCAATGTCTATTGGTATTGTTAGAGGACTGACAACAAGCCTTGATATCCAGCTTTCAGCTCTTGAGCAGATAGGAAAATCAAGGATTTTATCAAGACCTAAGGTTATTACTATAGATGGTGAAGGTGCGGAGATATCACAGGGTATTGAGGTTCCTTACTCAACATTTGGTGCTGCAGGTGGTGCAGCTATAGCAAGGGTTCAGTTCAAAAAAGCCCTTTTAAAACTTAATGTTATCCCGAGAACAACACTTGACGGAAATATAATAATGAACATAGAGCTTACCCAGGACGTTCCTGATTTTGGAAGAGCTGTAAACGGACAGCCACCTATAAACACAAAAAGTATAACAAGTAAGGTTATAGCTAAAGACGGTACAACAATAGTTATCGGTGGAATACTTGAAAAAACAGAACAGGAAACTGAAAACGGTGTTCCAGGTCTTAGAAATGTTCCGCTCTTCGGATGGCTTTTCAAGAACAAAGGGATAAATACAACAAACAAAGAACTGTTAATATTTATAACACCAAAGATAATATATGAGTAA
- a CDS encoding PilN domain-containing protein produces the protein MIKINLNPEKVKKKLERRKIGIEFLKTKTVLYIGIPVILIAGELLYLTYLNVTVSKLQEKKQRLAEERARYKDIEQEIRRLKKKVAEAEKLKEETKLKMAIFEKLSSEKTDFIPMITSIATSMPDGIWLSRLEITRSRSNLSGFTFNPRFISEFYNNLSKYYTDLKFKSTAREAGKNVSYYSFSFNMGKWQVAEKEKKE, from the coding sequence ATGATTAAGATAAATCTTAATCCTGAGAAGGTTAAAAAGAAGCTTGAACGTAGAAAGATAGGAATAGAGTTTTTAAAAACAAAAACGGTTCTGTACATAGGAATACCTGTAATACTTATAGCAGGTGAGCTTTTATACCTCACATATCTCAACGTAACGGTAAGCAAACTTCAGGAGAAAAAACAGAGACTTGCTGAAGAAAGGGCCAGATATAAAGATATAGAGCAGGAGATAAGAAGGCTCAAGAAAAAAGTTGCAGAGGCTGAGAAACTAAAAGAAGAGACCAAGCTGAAGATGGCGATCTTTGAGAAGCTCTCAAGTGAGAAAACAGACTTTATTCCTATGATTACATCAATAGCAACAAGTATGCCTGATGGGATATGGCTGAGCAGACTGGAGATCACAAGATCAAGATCTAACCTGTCAGGATTTACATTCAACCCAAGGTTTATATCTGAGTTTTACAATAATCTTTCTAAATACTATACAGACCTGAAGTTTAAATCTACAGCACGGGAAGCCGGGAAAAACGTTAGTTACTACTCCTTTAGTTTTAATATGGGGAAATGGCAGGTAGCTGAAAAAGAGAAGAAGGAATAA
- a CDS encoding choice-of-anchor D domain-containing protein, with amino-acid sequence MISTANYRFFSVINILLFLSLSFFSYADLKGDEIPVSIKEFNQQKPAVVYLPDKNLWFVLWEDDRNSNKFTCGTGTEACGSDIYGQFIKSDGTLCGNEIQITSFAGNQTSPTVTYNPNNQNILFAWQDSRGTTSGGYIYFNLIDVSTLNVNDCSGYNIPAPSGFSLGYTSIGGESLLSRQKPYIKYDPVNDRYFLVFVESRDENDITAETCFGLTTAAYSVGDNSYIGYAIIDSTLTVLSVDTIRNVGTVSSNRSRLISVSKSTFEEIYTFEFFTETDNPVVGIDTTANEQMIIYEGRRHIAKLTCTCQDQDANGVCNAGDTIDSSLSIEPDPEDGIKHIYGIWYSQIPLGTVQHTFIDYSLTTPSYNPSVAFDPVSKRFLVVWENVPENNNKKIYGQLVSSGVGTYSRNILISYQDADGDGNQDPNVENSKQTDPFVEFDPVNQRFFVAWQDGRNGTTSNENLDIYGQYVDSEGSLRGSNFIINTRPFNQRNPVVSFNTETQEYIALWKDAREANSYTCGTGSQPCGSNIYGQRFTIGQPQLTLLDSDGTVLYPLSIDFGEVGIKNESSEYSISIKNSGDRVLSIDCITESGTSLMPDIYEFKNPPSEITACDGTTFDIIPGSSLNLTLIFHPNTAGSHNMKLQITNNASQQVEILVQGIGVIKGASWELQDESGNSITTLNFNKVFINDKKDIKVRIVNLSTANSITINSYSISDNVNFYILGLTTPLTVNPGEFYEFTVSYIPSEIKAHTATLTLEDSIGNTFTLNMVAEATGVKVLSDIGTVVDFIELSSIPYLDSKPADFTPSKAVSFTVNTGSTTPQTVNITVVLQSIPSNLAVYKINNSGNWIKISNFIVSGNSITYPILDNGDLDLNSQTGIIEDPIVIGSESTTTSTPDNGGGSTTPPETSGSGGGCSLGSDIDYSFFGILLILTIISMRVFNMRKMVVSGVLLASALILNSCGTGPGSDVGNSVFMDTLSIDPSYIQADIVDRKDYNGDNICDEYIISGSNVTVNVTFKSVPINGGIVPSDVTFTKYRVEYYPANTTSPQIAARLYPTACTVQPETETTCSFVVAAQDLKEYFYTNNLRGAYNVKLIIEGSEVLYDKDIKIEVGAYVIFDQFIGDNDDQCTP; translated from the coding sequence ATGATTTCTACCGCAAATTATAGATTTTTCTCTGTTATAAATATTCTTCTATTTTTATCGCTCTCCTTTTTTTCCTATGCAGATCTGAAGGGAGATGAGATCCCTGTCAGTATAAAGGAGTTTAACCAGCAAAAACCAGCTGTAGTATATCTGCCAGATAAAAATCTCTGGTTTGTTTTATGGGAAGATGACAGAAACTCAAATAAATTCACCTGCGGTACAGGAACAGAAGCCTGTGGATCAGACATTTATGGACAGTTTATAAAATCTGATGGAACATTATGTGGAAATGAAATTCAGATAACATCCTTTGCCGGTAATCAGACAAGCCCAACTGTGACATATAATCCAAACAACCAGAATATTCTTTTTGCGTGGCAGGACTCAAGAGGCACAACATCAGGAGGATATATATATTTTAATCTCATAGATGTATCTACATTAAATGTAAACGACTGCTCCGGGTATAACATACCTGCCCCTTCAGGTTTCAGTTTAGGATACACATCTATAGGTGGTGAGAGTCTTTTATCCAGACAGAAACCGTATATCAAATATGATCCGGTAAATGACAGATATTTTCTTGTTTTTGTTGAGAGCAGAGATGAAAATGATATAACAGCTGAGACATGTTTTGGACTGACAACAGCCGCCTATTCTGTAGGGGATAACTCATATATAGGTTATGCAATTATAGATAGCACTCTAACAGTCCTGTCTGTAGATACTATCAGAAATGTAGGAACGGTATCATCAAACAGATCACGTCTTATATCTGTATCAAAATCAACATTTGAAGAGATATACACATTTGAGTTCTTTACAGAAACTGACAATCCTGTTGTAGGAATAGATACCACGGCCAATGAGCAGATGATAATATATGAAGGAAGAAGACATATCGCAAAACTGACCTGTACCTGTCAGGATCAGGATGCAAATGGGGTGTGTAACGCTGGAGATACAATAGACTCATCCCTATCTATAGAACCTGATCCTGAAGATGGTATAAAACATATATACGGCATATGGTATTCCCAGATTCCTTTAGGAACGGTTCAGCATACATTCATAGATTACAGTCTGACAACCCCTTCTTATAATCCTTCTGTAGCTTTTGATCCTGTATCAAAAAGATTTCTTGTGGTCTGGGAGAATGTTCCTGAAAATAACAACAAAAAGATTTATGGACAGTTAGTTTCCTCAGGGGTGGGAACTTACAGCCGTAATATACTGATCTCCTATCAGGACGCTGACGGTGATGGAAATCAGGATCCTAACGTTGAAAACAGCAAACAGACAGATCCTTTTGTTGAGTTTGATCCAGTAAATCAAAGATTTTTCGTTGCATGGCAGGACGGTAGAAACGGCACAACATCAAACGAAAACTTAGATATATACGGTCAATATGTTGACTCTGAAGGAAGTCTTAGAGGCAGTAACTTTATAATAAATACCAGACCGTTTAACCAGAGAAATCCTGTTGTGTCCTTCAATACCGAAACTCAGGAATATATTGCCCTGTGGAAAGATGCCAGAGAGGCTAACAGTTATACCTGTGGAACAGGCTCACAACCATGTGGTTCAAACATTTATGGTCAGAGGTTTACGATAGGTCAGCCACAGCTAACACTGCTTGACTCTGATGGAACAGTTCTATACCCTCTATCAATAGATTTTGGTGAAGTGGGAATAAAAAATGAGAGCTCAGAATACAGTATATCTATCAAAAACTCAGGTGATAGAGTTCTGTCAATAGACTGTATCACTGAATCCGGTACATCTTTAATGCCGGATATATACGAGTTTAAAAATCCACCTTCAGAGATAACAGCCTGTGATGGAACAACCTTTGATATAATTCCCGGATCTTCACTTAATCTTACCCTGATATTCCATCCAAATACAGCAGGTTCTCACAATATGAAACTACAGATAACAAACAACGCATCCCAGCAGGTGGAGATTCTTGTTCAGGGAATAGGAGTTATAAAAGGTGCTTCATGGGAGCTACAGGATGAATCCGGTAACAGTATAACCACATTAAACTTTAATAAGGTTTTCATAAATGATAAAAAAGATATAAAAGTAAGAATTGTAAATCTTTCAACAGCCAATAGTATAACAATAAACAGCTACTCAATATCTGATAATGTCAATTTCTACATATTAGGATTAACCACTCCTTTAACAGTAAACCCTGGTGAGTTCTATGAATTCACAGTTTCATACATACCTTCAGAGATAAAAGCACACACAGCAACACTGACATTGGAGGACAGTATAGGAAACACATTTACACTTAATATGGTTGCTGAAGCAACAGGGGTTAAGGTTCTATCAGATATAGGAACTGTTGTTGATTTCATTGAGCTGTCAAGTATACCGTATCTTGACAGTAAGCCAGCAGATTTCACCCCTTCAAAGGCTGTATCGTTTACAGTAAATACTGGAAGCACAACCCCTCAGACGGTAAATATAACTGTTGTCTTACAGTCAATCCCCTCAAATTTAGCTGTTTACAAGATAAACAACTCCGGAAACTGGATAAAAATATCAAACTTTATTGTTTCAGGAAATAGTATTACATATCCTATTCTTGATAATGGTGATCTAGATTTAAACTCGCAGACCGGTATAATTGAAGATCCTATTGTTATAGGAAGTGAGTCAACAACTACAAGTACTCCCGATAACGGAGGAGGTTCAACAACACCTCCTGAAACATCAGGAAGTGGAGGTGGTTGTTCATTAGGCTCAGATATAGACTACTCATTCTTTGGAATTTTGTTAATACTAACAATAATATCTATGAGGGTGTTTAATATGAGGAAGATGGTGGTTAGTGGAGTCTTATTAGCTTCAGCTCTTATACTGAACTCATGTGGGACAGGTCCTGGGTCAGATGTTGGAAACTCTGTATTTATGGACACTTTAAGTATAGATCCAAGTTACATTCAAGCCGATATTGTAGACAGAAAGGATTACAATGGAGATAATATCTGTGATGAATATATCATTTCAGGTAGTAATGTTACAGTAAACGTAACTTTTAAATCAGTTCCTATAAATGGAGGGATAGTCCCATCAGATGTTACATTCACTAAATATAGAGTTGAGTATTACCCTGCAAATACAACTTCTCCACAGATAGCTGCCAGACTATATCCTACAGCATGTACAGTTCAGCCAGAAACAGAAACAACGTGTAGCTTTGTTGTAGCAGCTCAGGATCTAAAAGAGTATTTCTATACTAACAACTTAAGAGGTGCTTATAATGTAAAACTGATTATTGAGGGAAGCGAGGTTCTTTACGACAAGGATATAAAGATTGAGGTAGGTGCATACGTGATTTTTGACCAGTTTATCGGCGATAATGATGATCAATGTACACCATAG